The Palleronia sp. THAF1 genome window below encodes:
- a CDS encoding YrbL family protein — protein sequence MTAFKPCPDIIQLNGQTPIASGRVRDVWPRPGHDDEILKTIVERKRSEYAARRGLLGWLSQKLLGPYRTFWIEYKEYARVAHRAIESGRLNPIVEIGGLVQTDRGLAQVCKRARGVDGGPGRTLREILSSGDMTVDLTERLSAFAQDIIALNVNAPDLSTANVMFDAVEDRFVLVDGFGDKTIVPVRRILPNANQRRLEHWLSRYAQNILRWDSATQTFTLRTSLK from the coding sequence GTGACCGCTTTCAAACCGTGCCCCGATATCATCCAATTGAACGGCCAGACTCCGATCGCGTCTGGCCGGGTGCGCGACGTCTGGCCGCGGCCCGGTCATGACGATGAAATCCTCAAGACGATTGTGGAGCGCAAGCGCTCGGAATACGCCGCGCGACGCGGACTGTTGGGGTGGCTTTCACAGAAGTTGCTTGGCCCGTATCGAACCTTCTGGATCGAGTACAAGGAATACGCGCGCGTCGCTCATCGTGCCATCGAGAGTGGTCGCCTGAATCCCATCGTAGAGATCGGCGGACTGGTTCAGACGGACCGAGGGCTGGCTCAAGTCTGCAAACGCGCACGTGGCGTCGATGGTGGTCCGGGACGCACACTTCGCGAGATTCTGTCTTCGGGCGACATGACGGTCGATCTGACCGAACGCCTGAGCGCTTTCGCGCAGGACATCATCGCGCTGAACGTCAATGCGCCCGATCTATCAACGGCCAATGTGATGTTCGATGCCGTAGAGGATCGTTTCGTTCTGGTGGACGGATTCGGTGACAAGACAATCGTTCCCGTTCGCCGCATCTTGCCAAATGCCAACCAGCGCAGGTTGGAACATTGGCTTTCGAGATATGCCCAGAATATTCTGCGGTGGGACAGCGCCACACAAACCTTCACGCTGAGGACGTCCCTGAAATAG
- a CDS encoding ABC transporter ATP-binding protein: MTTPLLTVTHIEKAYPGPDGPVPILRGVSLSLEAGRTLALTGESGSGKSTLLHLIGGLDVADAGTIMLGETEVTSLSDKGRAALRRDRVSVVFQQFNLIPSLTVAANIAFQARLSGSHDPDWTDRLSQRLGLTPHLSKYPEQLSGGQQQRVAIGRTLAARPALVLADEPTGNLDEATGRDVLDLLLELVAETDAALLCVTHSQSLADRMERRVHLQEGRIA; encoded by the coding sequence ATGACCACTCCGCTTCTGACAGTGACCCATATCGAGAAGGCCTACCCCGGCCCCGACGGCCCCGTGCCCATCCTGCGCGGCGTGTCGTTGTCGCTTGAAGCCGGGCGAACCTTGGCGCTGACGGGGGAAAGCGGGTCGGGCAAATCCACGCTTCTGCACCTGATCGGCGGGCTGGATGTGGCGGACGCGGGCACGATCATGCTGGGCGAAACCGAGGTCACATCCCTGTCGGACAAGGGCCGCGCCGCCCTGCGCCGGGATCGCGTGTCGGTCGTCTTCCAGCAGTTCAACCTGATCCCATCGCTGACCGTCGCCGCCAACATCGCCTTTCAGGCGCGGCTGTCCGGCAGCCACGATCCCGACTGGACCGACCGTCTGTCACAGCGCCTCGGGCTGACGCCGCACCTGTCGAAGTACCCCGAGCAACTGTCCGGCGGGCAGCAACAGCGCGTCGCCATTGGCCGCACCCTCGCCGCACGCCCAGCGCTTGTGTTGGCGGATGAGCCGACCGGAAATCTGGACGAAGCGACGGGACGAGATGTGCTCGACCTGCTGCTTGAACTGGTGGCCGAGACCGATGCAGCGCTGCTATGCGTAACCCACTCGCAATCGCTGGCCGACCGGATGGAACGGCGCGTGCACCTTCAAGAGGGTCGCATCGCGTGA
- a CDS encoding acyl-CoA dehydrogenase family protein, with amino-acid sequence MKTSAPDTHDDLRDALRALCAEFPAEYHRAHGANETYPEEFIDALTKAGWLAAMIPEEFGGSGLGLTEASIVMEEINRAGGNAGHCHGQMYNMGTLLRHGSDAQKERYLPKIASGDLRLQSMAVTEPSTGTDTTKLKTTAVKKGNDTYVINGQKVWISRVQHSDLMILLARTTPLDQVKRKSEGLSVFLLELDQVIGKGMEVKPIANMVGHETNELFFDDLEIPADTMIGEEGMGFRYILDGLNAERALIAAECIGDGYWFCEKARQYATEREVFGRPIGQNQGIQFPIARAFVNVEAANLMRFEACRRFDANEPSGAQANMAKLLAADASWEAANACLQTHGGYGFAQEYDIERKFRETRLYQVAPISTNLILSYVSEHILDMPRSF; translated from the coding sequence GTGAAGACATCCGCCCCCGACACACACGACGATCTGCGTGACGCATTGCGCGCGCTCTGCGCCGAGTTTCCGGCCGAGTACCATCGCGCCCACGGAGCAAACGAGACCTATCCCGAAGAGTTCATCGACGCGCTGACCAAGGCCGGTTGGTTAGCCGCAATGATTCCCGAAGAGTTCGGCGGATCGGGGCTGGGGCTCACCGAAGCGTCCATCGTCATGGAAGAGATCAACCGCGCGGGCGGCAACGCGGGCCACTGCCACGGCCAGATGTACAACATGGGCACGCTGCTGCGCCACGGGTCGGACGCGCAGAAGGAACGCTACCTGCCGAAGATCGCCTCGGGTGACTTGCGCCTGCAATCCATGGCGGTGACGGAACCGTCCACCGGGACCGATACGACGAAGTTGAAGACGACGGCGGTAAAGAAGGGCAACGACACATATGTCATCAACGGCCAAAAGGTCTGGATCAGTCGGGTGCAGCACTCTGACCTGATGATCCTATTGGCGCGCACGACGCCGCTCGATCAGGTCAAGCGCAAGTCAGAGGGGCTGTCGGTCTTCCTGCTGGAACTGGATCAGGTGATTGGCAAGGGGATGGAGGTCAAACCGATTGCCAACATGGTCGGCCATGAAACGAACGAACTGTTCTTCGATGATCTGGAGATCCCCGCCGACACCATGATCGGCGAAGAGGGGATGGGATTTCGCTACATCCTGGATGGGCTGAACGCCGAACGCGCGTTGATCGCCGCCGAATGTATCGGCGACGGCTACTGGTTCTGCGAAAAGGCGCGTCAGTATGCGACCGAGAGGGAAGTGTTCGGGCGGCCCATCGGCCAAAACCAGGGCATCCAGTTCCCTATCGCGCGCGCCTTCGTGAATGTAGAGGCCGCCAACCTTATGCGTTTCGAAGCCTGCCGCCGCTTCGACGCGAACGAGCCGTCGGGCGCGCAGGCCAACATGGCCAAGCTTCTGGCCGCCGACGCCAGTTGGGAGGCCGCGAACGCCTGCCTGCAAACCCACGGAGGCTACGGTTTCGCTCAGGAATACGACATCGAGCGCAAGTTTCGCGAGACGCGGCTGTATCAGGTCGCGCCGATCTCGACGAACCTGATCCTGTCCTACGTGTCCGAGCATATCCTGGATATGCCGCGCAGCTTCTGA
- a CDS encoding acetoin utilization protein AcuC: MTPRFIGSEIYRGSSYGPTHPLRVPRVSTVMDLARAMGWLTPMHYLTSPRAKPAALTNWHTPDYIAALQQAEARGTVSDAVRARHDLGTASNPVYPEVFRRPATAAGGSILAGRLLREPGIVYNPGGGTHHGLPDRANGFCYLNDPVLAILSLRHEGIERVAYVDIDAHHCDGVAHAFSDDPRVCLISTHEDRRWPFTGAIHDRGAGNEWNLPLPKEASDDDMDAALHRLILPRIADHRPQAIVLQCGADAVSEDPLSRLALSNGAHWRVVRALMNATDRLLVLGGGGYNPWSVGRLWTGVWATLTGQDIPDRLSVQAQKVLRELEFPGHRLGRNPPDHWFTTLADAPRRSGISKVVDARLRVLEDRARVWV, translated from the coding sequence GTGACGCCGCGATTCATCGGCTCTGAGATCTATCGCGGCTCCAGCTACGGTCCGACACATCCCCTGCGCGTACCGCGAGTGTCCACCGTAATGGATCTGGCCCGCGCCATGGGGTGGCTGACGCCCATGCACTACCTGACCTCTCCGCGCGCCAAGCCTGCCGCGCTAACAAACTGGCACACCCCCGACTACATCGCGGCGCTGCAACAGGCCGAAGCCCGGGGCACCGTGTCCGACGCCGTGCGCGCGCGGCACGATTTGGGAACGGCGTCCAACCCTGTCTATCCAGAGGTGTTTCGCCGTCCCGCCACGGCGGCGGGCGGCTCTATTCTTGCGGGGCGCCTGCTGCGCGAACCGGGTATCGTCTACAATCCCGGTGGGGGGACGCACCACGGGTTGCCGGACCGCGCCAACGGGTTTTGCTACCTGAACGACCCGGTTCTGGCGATCCTAAGCCTGCGCCACGAGGGGATCGAGCGCGTTGCCTACGTGGATATCGACGCCCACCACTGCGACGGGGTTGCGCATGCGTTCAGCGATGATCCGCGCGTGTGCCTGATCTCTACCCACGAAGACCGGCGTTGGCCTTTCACCGGCGCTATTCATGATCGGGGCGCAGGCAACGAATGGAACCTGCCGCTGCCAAAGGAAGCCAGCGATGATGACATGGATGCCGCCCTTCACCGTCTGATCCTGCCGCGGATCGCCGACCACCGCCCGCAGGCGATTGTCTTGCAATGCGGGGCGGATGCTGTGTCGGAGGACCCGCTATCGCGTCTGGCCCTGTCGAACGGCGCGCATTGGCGCGTGGTCCGCGCCTTGATGAACGCCACGGATCGCCTGCTGGTTTTAGGAGGAGGCGGATACAACCCGTGGTCGGTCGGGCGTTTGTGGACGGGGGTATGGGCAACGCTGACCGGACAGGATATCCCGGATCGGCTGTCGGTTCAGGCGCAGAAGGTGCTGCGCGAACTGGAGTTCCCCGGTCATCGTCTGGGGCGCAATCCCCCGGACCACTGGTTTACGACCCTCGCCGATGCGCCCAGGCGGTCGGGGATCAGCAAGGTCGTGGACGCCCGACTGCGCGTGCTTGAGGATCGCGCGCGCGTCTGGGTCTAG
- a CDS encoding thiamine pyrophosphate-binding protein — protein sequence MLKTVSPKPRSGGQVLVDQLLIHGADTAYCVPGESYLEVLDALHDVQDRFTLINARHEAGAANMAETYGKLTGRPGIAMVTRGPGACHAAIGVHIAQQDSTPMILLVGQIARGTTDREAFQEVDYRAMFGPIAKWATQIDDASRVPEYMARAFRVATSGRPGPVVVALPEDMLTDMVTIADARPYTPTRAELSTDGLDALKAELSSAERPLLILGGSGWSDASAAAITRFAEVNCIPVTTSFRRQDIVDNLSPVYAGDFGTSTAPTLYAHQRDADLLVVIGARMGEMSTKTYTTIDAPNPQTRLVHIYPDPDEIGRVYSPDLGIAAAPGSVAAMLDGIDLGRGDAWKDWCARLHSDYLTDSDAPNGGDWTLDMGVALSQLRDSLPDDVIVTLDAGNHTGWAQRFLRYGRPGRIIGSTCGAMGYSVPAAVAASIADPKRLVLSFVGDGGFMMSGMELATAAQYGARPIVLVFNNGIYGTIRMHQEREHPERISGTTLQNRDFVKMAEGMGAYAERVTETAQFADAFVRARDSGLPALIELMTDPEQISTRTTIAKLRDAARRKVQA from the coding sequence ATGCTGAAGACCGTTTCCCCGAAGCCGCGCTCGGGCGGGCAGGTTCTTGTGGACCAGCTTCTGATCCACGGGGCCGACACCGCGTATTGCGTGCCCGGCGAAAGCTATCTGGAGGTTCTGGACGCGCTGCACGATGTGCAGGACCGCTTCACCCTGATCAACGCGCGGCACGAGGCCGGAGCCGCCAACATGGCCGAGACCTACGGCAAGCTTACGGGGCGTCCCGGCATCGCGATGGTCACACGTGGTCCCGGTGCGTGCCATGCGGCGATCGGTGTGCATATCGCCCAGCAAGACAGCACGCCGATGATCCTTCTGGTGGGTCAGATCGCACGCGGCACGACGGACAGGGAGGCGTTTCAAGAAGTCGACTACCGCGCGATGTTCGGCCCGATCGCCAAATGGGCCACCCAGATCGACGACGCATCCCGCGTTCCCGAATACATGGCCCGCGCCTTTCGCGTCGCGACGTCTGGCCGCCCCGGGCCCGTTGTCGTCGCCCTGCCCGAAGACATGCTGACCGACATGGTGACCATCGCAGACGCACGACCCTACACTCCCACGCGCGCCGAATTGTCCACCGACGGATTGGATGCGCTGAAGGCCGAGCTGTCCTCTGCCGAACGCCCGCTTCTGATCCTTGGCGGCTCTGGCTGGTCGGACGCAAGTGCCGCCGCGATCACGCGCTTCGCCGAGGTCAACTGTATTCCCGTCACGACCTCTTTCCGCAGGCAGGATATCGTGGATAATCTGTCGCCGGTCTATGCTGGCGACTTCGGAACCTCGACCGCCCCGACGCTTTACGCTCACCAACGCGATGCCGATTTGCTGGTCGTCATCGGCGCGCGCATGGGAGAGATGTCGACCAAGACCTACACCACCATCGACGCCCCCAACCCGCAGACCCGTCTGGTTCATATCTACCCAGACCCGGACGAGATCGGGCGCGTCTACTCCCCCGACCTTGGCATCGCCGCCGCGCCCGGATCGGTCGCCGCGATGTTGGATGGCATCGATCTGGGCCGGGGCGACGCGTGGAAGGACTGGTGTGCCCGCCTGCACAGCGACTACCTGACCGACAGCGACGCCCCGAACGGTGGCGACTGGACGCTGGATATGGGCGTGGCCCTGTCGCAGTTGCGCGACAGCCTGCCCGACGACGTGATCGTCACGCTCGACGCGGGGAACCACACAGGCTGGGCGCAACGGTTCCTGCGATACGGTCGGCCTGGCCGCATCATCGGCTCGACCTGCGGCGCGATGGGCTATTCCGTGCCCGCCGCCGTCGCCGCATCCATCGCGGATCCAAAGCGGTTGGTCCTGTCCTTTGTCGGCGACGGCGGCTTCATGATGAGCGGGATGGAGCTTGCGACCGCCGCGCAATACGGCGCGCGCCCCATCGTGCTGGTATTCAACAACGGGATCTACGGCACGATCCGCATGCACCAAGAGCGCGAGCACCCTGAACGGATTTCCGGCACCACCTTGCAGAACCGGGATTTCGTGAAAATGGCCGAAGGCATGGGGGCCTACGCCGAACGCGTGACGGAAACGGCGCAATTCGCCGATGCCTTCGTCCGCGCGCGGGACAGCGGTCTTCCGGCCCTGATCGAACTGATGACGGACCCCGAACAGATCTCGACCCGCACGACCATCGCCAAACTGCGCGACGCGGCGCGCCGCAAGGTGCAGGCCTGA
- a CDS encoding 2-dehydro-3-deoxy-6-phosphogalactonate aldolase, with protein MSREIIAILRGVQPSDVVAIGQALIDAGIDRIEVPLNSPDPLASIAALADAFGDTALIGAGTVLTAQSVADVHAAGGRLIVSPDCNPSVIEATRAHDMQSFPGVATPSECFTALRHGAHGLKFFPAFLIGPKGLSAIRAVLPEGTRTYAVGGVGPDTFAQWIAAGATGFGIGTGIYTPGLTAAEVADRARTLVEAYDAAVGERT; from the coding sequence ATGAGCCGCGAGATCATCGCAATCCTGCGGGGCGTTCAGCCCTCTGACGTCGTGGCGATCGGGCAGGCGCTGATCGACGCCGGGATCGACCGGATCGAGGTGCCGCTGAACTCGCCCGATCCCTTGGCCTCCATTGCCGCCTTGGCCGACGCGTTCGGTGATACGGCCCTGATCGGCGCGGGCACGGTTCTGACAGCGCAGTCGGTGGCCGATGTTCATGCGGCGGGCGGGCGGCTGATCGTGTCTCCCGACTGCAATCCTTCGGTGATCGAAGCCACGCGCGCCCATGACATGCAGTCCTTTCCGGGCGTTGCCACGCCCAGCGAGTGCTTCACCGCCCTGCGCCACGGCGCGCATGGGCTGAAGTTCTTTCCCGCCTTCCTGATCGGCCCGAAAGGCCTGTCGGCGATCCGTGCCGTCCTGCCTGAAGGCACGCGAACCTATGCCGTCGGCGGTGTCGGCCCCGACACCTTCGCCCAATGGATCGCAGCAGGCGCCACCGGCTTCGGGATCGGCACAGGCATCTACACACCCGGTCTGACCGCGGCAGAGGTGGCGGACCGCGCGCGCACGCTGGTGGAAGCGTATGATGCCGCTGTAGGTGAGCGAACGTGA
- a CDS encoding NUDIX hydrolase, translating to MSQSEKIGRSVDLADLGKRDMRAQFATLPWRRVDGRIELCLITSRDTGRWIIPKGWPMDGKTPSEAAAIETFEEAGLRGIASTRCVGVYTYLKDLDDGPDLPVLVAVFPLEVTKVLNDWPEADQRSRKWVTLKKAARLVSDRELREILRDPNLPKLLK from the coding sequence ATGAGTCAGTCCGAAAAAATCGGCCGCTCGGTCGATTTGGCCGATCTTGGGAAACGCGATATGCGCGCTCAATTCGCGACGCTGCCGTGGCGGCGGGTGGACGGTCGTATTGAACTGTGCTTGATTACCAGCCGCGATACAGGGCGCTGGATCATTCCCAAGGGCTGGCCCATGGACGGCAAGACTCCGTCGGAAGCCGCGGCGATTGAAACCTTTGAGGAAGCAGGCCTGCGTGGCATCGCCTCTACCCGTTGTGTCGGCGTCTATACCTATCTCAAGGATCTGGACGATGGCCCTGACTTGCCGGTTCTCGTCGCCGTGTTCCCGCTGGAAGTGACGAAGGTTCTGAACGATTGGCCAGAGGCCGATCAGCGTTCGCGCAAATGGGTGACGCTGAAGAAGGCCGCGCGATTGGTGTCCGATCGGGAATTGCGTGAAATCCTGCGTGATCCGAACCTGCCCAAGTTGCTGAAATAG
- a CDS encoding CaiB/BaiF CoA transferase family protein, which produces MTTGPLYGLLVLSIEQAVAAPYCTARLADAGARVIKVERPEGDFARGYDQAAAGDSSYFVWLNRGKESLCLDLNAEADRALLLHISDRADVVVQNLKPGTLDGKGLGPDDLRARNPRLITCSISGYGESGPFAQRKAYDLLIQAESGLCSINGGPSEPARVGISVVDIATGAAAHAAILEALIGRGITGAGTDIRVSMFDVIADWLTVPYLHAAAGQTPKRMGLAHPSISPYGVFTTQDDQPILLSIQNDREWRVLVKRVLDRPDLADDPETATNTARVTHRARVDTAVGAAIARHDADAIIALLSAADIAFARVNDMNSLIAHPHLTTATVTTPGGANVSLPAPAPLFNGVRRVRHAHAPALNAHSETIRAEFRAT; this is translated from the coding sequence ATGACCACCGGACCGCTCTATGGCCTTCTGGTCCTGTCCATCGAACAGGCCGTCGCCGCGCCCTATTGCACGGCGCGGCTGGCCGATGCGGGCGCGCGGGTGATCAAGGTGGAACGCCCCGAAGGCGATTTCGCACGTGGCTACGACCAAGCGGCAGCGGGCGACTCCAGCTACTTCGTGTGGCTCAATCGCGGTAAGGAGTCGCTGTGCCTCGACCTGAACGCGGAAGCAGACCGCGCGCTTCTGCTGCACATTTCAGATCGCGCCGACGTGGTCGTCCAGAACCTCAAGCCCGGAACGCTCGACGGCAAGGGTCTTGGTCCCGATGACCTGCGCGCCCGCAATCCGCGCCTGATTACCTGTTCCATCAGTGGCTACGGGGAAAGCGGCCCCTTCGCCCAACGCAAGGCATACGATCTGCTGATCCAGGCCGAGTCCGGTTTGTGTTCGATCAACGGCGGCCCGTCAGAGCCTGCCCGTGTAGGCATCTCGGTCGTGGATATCGCCACGGGCGCAGCGGCGCACGCCGCGATCCTTGAGGCGCTGATCGGGCGCGGAATCACCGGCGCGGGCACCGACATCCGGGTGTCGATGTTCGACGTGATCGCCGACTGGCTGACGGTGCCCTACCTGCACGCAGCCGCAGGACAAACGCCGAAACGCATGGGCCTCGCGCATCCCTCGATCTCGCCCTACGGAGTGTTCACGACCCAGGACGACCAGCCAATCCTGCTGTCCATTCAGAACGACCGGGAATGGCGTGTGCTGGTCAAACGGGTGCTCGACCGACCCGATCTGGCGGACGACCCCGAGACCGCCACGAACACGGCCCGCGTAACACATCGCGCGCGCGTCGATACCGCCGTCGGCGCAGCCATCGCCCGCCATGACGCCGACGCCATCATAGCTTTGCTCTCCGCCGCCGACATCGCTTTCGCCCGCGTCAATGACATGAACTCTCTGATCGCTCACCCGCATCTGACCACTGCCACCGTCACAACACCCGGCGGCGCTAACGTCTCCCTGCCCGCCCCCGCACCCCTGTTCAACGGCGTGCGCAGGGTAAGACACGCGCACGCACCGGCCCTGAACGCCCACAGCGAGACGATCCGCGCGGAGTTCAGGGCGACCTAG
- a CDS encoding DUF1178 family protein: protein MIRFSLKCKHGHIFDSWFRSDADFGDLNGAGRVTCPDCGTSAVKKAPMAPSLSGKAEATEHPIAKLRRKIEAEADYVGDRFAAEARAIRDGDAADRPIWGQAKISDAKALHDDGIPAIPLPFGPKSKAN, encoded by the coding sequence GTGATCCGCTTTTCCCTGAAATGCAAACACGGGCATATCTTCGACAGTTGGTTCCGCTCTGACGCCGATTTCGGCGATCTCAATGGCGCAGGGCGGGTCACGTGCCCCGATTGCGGGACCTCTGCAGTGAAGAAGGCCCCCATGGCGCCCAGCCTATCCGGCAAAGCTGAAGCCACCGAACATCCCATCGCGAAACTGCGCCGCAAGATAGAGGCAGAGGCCGATTACGTCGGCGACCGCTTCGCGGCCGAAGCCCGCGCGATCCGCGACGGAGACGCCGCCGACCGACCGATCTGGGGGCAAGCGAAAATCTCCGATGCCAAGGCGCTGCACGACGACGGCATCCCGGCGATCCCCCTGCCCTTCGGTCCGAAGTCGAAGGCGAATTGA
- a CDS encoding MaoC family dehydratase N-terminal domain-containing protein encodes MASLDDIDLDHLRGWVGREEEASDTVTDGLIARFRATLGDWLFDTGADAPLGLHWCLAPSAVPFDALGPDGHAARGGFLPPIPFESRMWAGGALAFHAPLRAGDRVNRRSRIASVTGKQGRSGPLVFVAVEHTISVGDRTAIAERQDLVYRPAQPLGDPQPHTPRTGPPGTFTGDPVTLFRYSALTFNGHRIHYDHPYVTQTEGYADLVVHGPLQATLLMNAIAKRAGTGAVALDYRGLSPLVAGVPVALREAEDRVHLETDEGRETFEARPKSL; translated from the coding sequence ATGGCCTCTCTGGACGACATCGACCTCGATCACCTGCGTGGCTGGGTGGGGCGCGAGGAAGAGGCGAGCGATACCGTCACCGACGGCCTGATCGCCCGGTTCCGCGCAACGCTGGGCGACTGGCTGTTCGATACAGGTGCGGACGCCCCGCTGGGCCTGCATTGGTGCCTTGCGCCGTCTGCCGTGCCGTTCGATGCGCTCGGCCCCGATGGCCATGCTGCGCGCGGTGGGTTCCTGCCGCCGATCCCGTTCGAAAGCCGTATGTGGGCGGGAGGCGCCTTGGCATTCCACGCGCCCCTGCGGGCGGGCGATCGGGTGAACCGGCGGTCGCGCATCGCGTCCGTGACGGGCAAGCAGGGACGCTCTGGCCCGCTGGTCTTCGTGGCCGTGGAGCATACGATTTCGGTGGGCGACCGCACCGCGATTGCCGAACGGCAAGATCTTGTCTACCGACCTGCGCAGCCTTTGGGCGATCCGCAACCCCATACGCCGCGCACCGGCCCGCCCGGCACCTTCACCGGCGATCCGGTGACGCTGTTCCGCTACTCTGCGCTGACCTTCAACGGGCACCGTATTCACTACGACCACCCGTATGTCACGCAGACCGAAGGCTACGCCGACCTCGTTGTTCATGGCCCGCTGCAGGCGACCTTGCTGATGAACGCCATCGCCAAGCGGGCCGGAACCGGCGCGGTCGCACTGGACTATCGCGGGCTGTCACCGCTGGTGGCCGGCGTGCCCGTAGCGCTGCGAGAAGCGGAAGATCGGGTGCATCTGGAAACCGACGAGGGACGTGAGACCTTCGAGGCGCGGCCCAAGTCATTGTGA
- a CDS encoding 2-dehydro-3-deoxygalactonokinase, protein MDTGWIAVDWGTSALRVWVIGADGSVLARLRSDRGMATLAPLAFEGALLDLIDAHLPQACVTPVICCGMVGARQGWVEAPYIAVPAAPPVFAQAVRPDVRDPRMAVHVLPGMRQDKPADVMRGEETQIAGFLTAHGDFDGVLCLPGTHAKWARISAGEVVSFRTVMTGELFALLSGQSVLRHGLDGDGWDDAAFAEAVDDAMTAPAQLTARLFSLRAEGLLHGLDAAIARARLSGWLIGLELAGTRPYWLGQNVALIGDGALTDRYAQALRVVGALPAVTDATRVTLAGLTAARMQMKGTT, encoded by the coding sequence ATGGACACCGGCTGGATCGCGGTTGACTGGGGGACGTCTGCGCTGCGGGTCTGGGTGATCGGTGCGGATGGGTCCGTGCTGGCGCGCCTGCGTTCGGATCGCGGCATGGCGACGCTTGCGCCCCTCGCGTTCGAAGGCGCTCTGTTGGATCTGATCGACGCGCATCTCCCCCAGGCCTGCGTCACGCCGGTGATCTGCTGCGGTATGGTCGGCGCGCGGCAGGGCTGGGTGGAGGCACCTTATATCGCGGTCCCCGCGGCCCCTCCGGTCTTCGCGCAAGCGGTGCGGCCAGACGTGCGGGATCCCCGCATGGCGGTGCATGTCCTGCCGGGGATGCGCCAGGACAAGCCCGCCGATGTGATGCGCGGGGAAGAGACGCAGATCGCCGGGTTCCTGACCGCCCACGGCGACTTCGATGGCGTGTTGTGCCTGCCGGGCACCCACGCGAAATGGGCGCGGATCAGCGCCGGAGAGGTCGTCAGCTTCCGCACCGTGATGACCGGGGAGCTCTTCGCGTTGCTGTCGGGCCAATCGGTTTTGCGGCACGGGCTGGACGGCGACGGCTGGGACGATGCGGCCTTCGCCGAAGCGGTGGACGACGCGATGACCGCGCCCGCGCAACTGACCGCGCGCCTGTTTTCATTGCGCGCCGAGGGCCTGTTGCACGGGTTGGACGCGGCGATCGCACGCGCGCGCCTGTCGGGCTGGCTGATCGGTCTGGAACTGGCCGGAACGCGGCCCTACTGGCTGGGGCAGAACGTGGCTCTGATCGGAGACGGTGCGCTGACCGACCGTTACGCGCAGGCGCTGCGGGTGGTCGGCGCGCTGCCTGCGGTGACGGACGCCACGCGGGTGACGCTCGCCGGCCTGACGGCGGCCCGGATGCAGATGAAGGGAACGACATGA
- a CDS encoding glutathione peroxidase has product MLRSFTLLCFLCGPAAADERFVFASIDGGDIDIAAHDGPVLVVNTASLCAFTPQYDALQDVHETFGTQGVMVLAVPSDDFRQELGSEDEVKDFCEVQFGLTLPMTEITHVRGPQAHPFYTWLAREEGWAPRWNFNKALLDEGRVVATFGSNTHPNGAQITRALGDALR; this is encoded by the coding sequence ATGCTGCGATCATTCACTCTGCTGTGCTTCCTGTGCGGTCCCGCTGCCGCTGACGAGCGGTTTGTCTTTGCGTCGATCGACGGTGGAGATATCGATATCGCCGCTCACGACGGGCCGGTTCTGGTGGTCAACACGGCGTCGCTTTGCGCCTTCACGCCGCAGTACGATGCGCTGCAGGACGTGCATGAAACCTTTGGCACTCAGGGGGTTATGGTCCTTGCCGTACCGTCGGATGACTTCCGGCAAGAGCTGGGCTCGGAGGATGAGGTCAAGGATTTCTGTGAGGTGCAGTTCGGCCTTACGCTGCCGATGACCGAGATCACGCACGTGCGCGGGCCTCAGGCGCATCCGTTCTATACGTGGCTGGCGCGGGAAGAAGGCTGGGCGCCGCGCTGGAACTTCAACAAGGCGCTGCTGGACGAGGGACGCGTTGTCGCAACCTTCGGGTCCAACACCCATCCGAATGGCGCGCAGATCACCCGCGCGCTGGGCGACGCCCTGAGGTGA